The Deltaproteobacteria bacterium genome includes a window with the following:
- a CDS encoding class I tRNA ligase family protein, translating to MDIIFKNQVDYKEAYGILCGSLPKRNLHQGLSPTFCQILKDGKTTPHDHFEPEIFFIMKGFGKMIIQNKNQLVSSGDLIQIPPFANHQLINMGDETLEFLSVYSEDYEVPEIPKNVLLTVAPPTPNGPLHLGHISGPYLASDIVARYHKSQSVSLHSHCGTDDHQNYVHEKSNNLGVPVDVFQKNTRNRILKGLSHLQIQFDDFIEPKSNHAYQFQVLNLVNRAVSKDVIQKEFISLPHCSNCDITLIDALVKGSCPHCLSASSGGCENCGIVVPPHELLSPKCNRCGRSAQTKNIEVYTFNLGHYLPLIESDLNALPLSPKIRELVGKVQNLKEAKVLVSHPSNSQRGLKFPESDQNIHVWFEMAAQYESFSLGSSTWVHFFGFDNSFHYLLFIPSLLKALNSKTKLPNAVVTNEFLLLDGLKFSTSRDHAIWADEFAGNTDHLRFYLSYLRPSQQSSDFSLSEFQLFSQNLEKLLQTARQRAIHLSRETHPDLSSSVALECHRLKRDLDYLLSLNQLDIRQAARRIYQFLDHTVNSFGLPQDDFLRLQSLANHLTPFMPTEAARLLPEIWKDQFSGSPTNENEELGQSHSPGETSV from the coding sequence ATGGATATTATATTTAAGAATCAAGTCGACTATAAAGAAGCTTATGGAATCCTCTGTGGCTCTCTGCCGAAAAGGAATCTTCACCAGGGCCTTTCTCCCACATTCTGTCAAATTTTAAAAGACGGAAAAACCACTCCTCATGACCATTTCGAACCAGAAATTTTTTTCATCATGAAAGGCTTCGGGAAAATGATCATTCAAAATAAAAACCAATTAGTGTCTAGCGGTGATTTAATACAGATCCCCCCCTTTGCGAATCATCAGCTGATCAATATGGGGGATGAAACTTTAGAATTTTTGTCAGTTTATAGCGAAGATTATGAGGTTCCTGAAATTCCAAAAAATGTTTTGTTAACCGTAGCTCCACCGACTCCCAATGGACCTCTGCATTTGGGACATATCAGTGGTCCTTATTTAGCAAGTGACATCGTCGCTCGCTATCACAAATCTCAATCTGTCTCTTTACATTCCCACTGTGGAACGGATGATCATCAAAATTATGTTCATGAAAAATCAAATAACTTAGGAGTCCCTGTGGATGTCTTTCAAAAAAACACCAGGAACCGAATTTTAAAGGGATTGAGCCATCTGCAAATTCAGTTTGATGACTTTATCGAACCAAAATCAAATCACGCTTACCAATTCCAAGTTTTAAATTTGGTTAACAGAGCCGTCTCAAAGGACGTGATTCAAAAAGAATTTATTTCCCTGCCCCATTGTTCAAATTGTGATATCACCCTTATCGATGCTTTGGTAAAAGGAAGCTGTCCTCACTGCCTTTCGGCCAGCAGCGGAGGCTGTGAAAATTGCGGCATCGTCGTTCCCCCTCATGAATTGCTTTCACCCAAATGCAATCGTTGTGGGCGGAGTGCTCAGACAAAAAACATTGAGGTTTACACTTTCAATCTCGGCCACTACCTTCCCTTGATTGAATCGGACCTTAATGCTCTTCCTTTGTCCCCAAAAATCAGAGAGCTCGTTGGAAAGGTTCAAAACTTAAAGGAGGCTAAGGTTTTAGTTTCTCATCCTTCGAACAGTCAACGGGGATTAAAATTTCCTGAGTCCGATCAAAACATTCATGTTTGGTTTGAAATGGCGGCCCAGTATGAATCCTTTTCTCTTGGCTCTTCAACGTGGGTTCACTTCTTTGGGTTTGATAATAGCTTTCATTATTTATTATTTATACCCTCATTGCTAAAGGCTTTGAATTCAAAAACTAAACTACCAAATGCAGTGGTCACCAATGAGTTTCTATTGCTCGACGGATTAAAATTTTCAACGAGCCGGGACCATGCGATCTGGGCTGATGAATTTGCGGGAAATACAGATCATTTACGATTTTATTTAAGCTACCTTCGTCCCTCACAACAAAGTTCAGATTTTTCACTGAGTGAATTTCAACTATTTTCTCAGAATTTAGAAAAGCTTTTGCAGACAGCTAGGCAACGAGCTATCCATTTAAGTCGAGAAACCCATCCTGACTTGTCTTCTTCAGTAGCCCTTGAGTGCCACCGCTTAAAAAGGGATTTAGATTATTTATTGAGCCTCAATCAATTAGACATCCGACAGGCTGCTCGGAGGATCTATCAGTTTTTGGATCACACCGTGAACTCTTTTGGATTGCCTCAGGATGATTTCTTAAGGCTTCAGTCATTGGCAAATCATTTAACTCCCTTTATGCCAACAGAAGCCGCCAGGCTGTTGCCTGAGATTTGGAAAGACCAATTCTCAGGGAGTCCAACCAACGAGAACGAAGAGCTGGGGCAAAGTCATAGCCCCGGGGAGACCTCTGTATGA
- a CDS encoding FAD-binding oxidoreductase produces the protein MKSMEFDMAIIGGGCIGSSIAAELSRRGFRNAVLIDQGRSTQSATASSGGILRVFHENLDHMELALNNLTHLKTYQEEEILKEKNQFNGSLYFFASHRLKSFEKNFHYLESKNYPFEILNSDTGSERFPDFLWSKNQLAVYEPLGSHLSPLQFATDLLNFSQNSGLTLVDDFSVERFCFFRDRYKIFSSDAVITAKTLILAGGARLVPQMKDLGISDTLSIESLKIYRSSKPNTDFQLPNYFDRENLEFARLGHGSEIILSHLKSQRLLNVSWNESSFTEITANDCYSPNRQGAAGFLMGHPRLLLATGWGGTAFKFALEIGHRIGNLFYV, from the coding sequence ATGAAATCCATGGAGTTTGATATGGCTATCATTGGTGGCGGATGTATCGGAAGCAGCATTGCTGCCGAATTGAGCCGCAGGGGATTTCGAAATGCCGTTTTAATCGATCAAGGAAGATCTACACAAAGCGCAACTGCCAGTTCCGGTGGAATTCTCAGAGTTTTCCATGAAAACCTTGATCATATGGAGTTAGCATTAAATAATTTAACTCATTTAAAAACCTATCAAGAGGAAGAGATTCTTAAAGAAAAAAACCAATTCAATGGCAGCCTTTACTTTTTTGCTTCCCATCGATTAAAATCCTTCGAAAAAAATTTTCATTATCTTGAATCTAAAAATTACCCATTTGAAATATTGAATTCAGACACAGGCTCAGAAAGATTTCCTGATTTTCTGTGGTCAAAAAATCAGCTTGCGGTCTATGAGCCCCTGGGCTCTCATCTTTCGCCTTTGCAATTTGCAACTGATTTATTGAATTTCAGTCAGAATTCAGGACTTACCCTTGTTGATGATTTCTCTGTTGAAAGATTTTGTTTTTTTCGTGATCGTTATAAAATTTTTAGCAGTGATGCCGTGATAACGGCCAAGACCTTAATTTTAGCCGGTGGAGCGCGCCTGGTTCCGCAGATGAAAGATCTGGGAATTAGCGATACCTTGAGTATTGAATCACTCAAAATCTATCGTTCTTCAAAACCAAATACTGATTTTCAACTTCCAAATTATTTTGACAGAGAAAATTTAGAGTTTGCTCGATTAGGCCATGGTTCTGAAATTATTCTATCCCATCTCAAGTCTCAACGACTATTAAATGTTTCTTGGAATGAAAGTTCTTTTACCGAAATCACGGCCAATGACTGCTATTCTCCAAACCGTCAAGGAGCCGCTGGCTTTTTAATGGGACACCCTCGCTTGTTACTGGCCACTGGCTGGGGAGGCACCGCCTTCAAATTTGCATTAGAAATTGGCCATCGAATAGGAAATCTCTTTTATGTTTGA
- a CDS encoding SidA/IucD/PvdA family monooxygenase: MFESNRKTMVVIGAGPKGLATAVKAKVLEEFGLPVDRVILIEKNKVAANWSGDFGYTNGEMKLGTSPEKDVVFPIETDVGDPILNQQIRHRLLQFTWTSFLVETNCFSDWVDRGRPAPCHLQWAGYLRWVSEKLEPQVKILVGEVTAIDLNPTGTRWELQLKNSHEKIEADRLMLTGPGQTRKDFLAEAKTQDLPSVFDLESFWEAIKNNHFPSYGPIAIVGAGENAASALLALSKYAPNLRVDIISPKGFISTRAENYYENQFYSQPERHHWSALEIKDRIDFIERTDLGVFSVHAMNLLNEQVRHAIIPGRVVGISHQEENVEVKIKQAQQISLRCYKTVILASGFDQVATLKSYLSERALEALKKALGGPLIQKDLMMKIQNDLSVEGMTPSLHLPMLAGLSQGPGFTNLSCLGKLSDRIFLRASSEQRKKVSHES, encoded by the coding sequence ATGTTTGAATCAAATCGAAAAACCATGGTGGTGATTGGGGCTGGACCGAAGGGCCTGGCGACAGCGGTGAAAGCCAAGGTCCTTGAAGAATTTGGACTCCCTGTTGACCGAGTTATTTTGATAGAAAAAAACAAGGTCGCTGCCAATTGGTCAGGTGATTTTGGCTACACTAATGGAGAAATGAAATTAGGAACCTCACCCGAAAAAGATGTCGTTTTCCCTATCGAAACAGATGTGGGAGATCCCATTTTAAATCAGCAGATTCGCCACCGACTTTTACAATTTACATGGACTTCATTTTTGGTTGAAACCAATTGTTTTTCTGACTGGGTCGATCGTGGCCGTCCGGCCCCTTGCCACTTACAATGGGCAGGCTACTTACGATGGGTCTCTGAAAAACTGGAGCCACAAGTAAAAATACTTGTAGGTGAAGTCACGGCCATTGACCTTAATCCCACGGGCACTCGGTGGGAGCTTCAACTAAAAAATTCTCACGAAAAGATAGAGGCCGATCGATTGATGCTCACGGGGCCAGGACAAACACGCAAGGACTTTCTAGCCGAAGCTAAGACGCAAGATTTGCCTTCTGTTTTTGATTTGGAATCTTTTTGGGAGGCCATCAAAAATAATCACTTTCCATCCTATGGCCCCATTGCCATTGTAGGAGCCGGTGAAAATGCCGCCTCTGCATTGCTAGCTCTTTCAAAATACGCTCCGAATTTGCGAGTGGACATTATTTCCCCCAAAGGATTTATTTCTACACGCGCAGAAAATTACTATGAAAATCAATTTTATAGTCAGCCAGAACGACATCACTGGAGCGCTCTGGAAATAAAGGACCGCATTGACTTTATCGAAAGAACGGATTTGGGTGTTTTTTCAGTCCATGCGATGAATCTACTCAATGAGCAAGTCAGGCACGCCATTATTCCCGGCCGGGTGGTGGGAATATCCCACCAAGAAGAAAACGTTGAGGTGAAGATCAAGCAGGCTCAACAGATCTCCCTAAGATGCTACAAAACGGTTATTCTGGCCAGTGGATTTGATCAAGTGGCCACTTTAAAAAGCTATTTGTCGGAACGGGCTCTTGAAGCTTTAAAGAAGGCTTTGGGCGGACCTCTGATCCAAAAAGACCTGATGATGAAAATTCAAAATGATTTATCTGTGGAAGGAATGACCCCTTCCCTGCATTTACCCATGCTGGCAGGTCTCAGCCAAGGACCTGGTTTTACCAACCTAAGCTGCCTGGGGAAATTGTCTGACCGCATTTTCTTACGAGCAAGCTCCGAACAAAGAAAGAAGGTTTCTCATGAGTCATAA
- a CDS encoding methyltransferase domain-containing protein: protein MNRHSNQKGSYQFEKLESRTMESRMLAKRAQMRLDGFPDLLKRHGYPGKGKILEVGTAQGIRARIMAEQFPDSKVVAIDRSPELLIPAIEENKDLTNLKFKQADIYDLPFPDESFDFVYARLVFMHLDNPLLALTKLKQILKPGGRLLIEDADRDCMFFEPAPQSFPEFWRQIQEGQRRLGGDPNVGRKLGPLLTQSGFKNTLIEVQPILGKGADIDFLVQTLMPSLNVYLDPKDRDFGKSAIADLALLAKNPLAQFYHFWFVVSGEK from the coding sequence ATGAATCGCCATAGCAACCAAAAAGGTTCTTATCAATTTGAAAAATTAGAAAGCCGTACCATGGAGTCCCGCATGTTAGCCAAACGAGCCCAAATGCGACTAGATGGTTTTCCCGATCTCTTAAAACGACATGGCTATCCTGGAAAGGGAAAGATCCTTGAAGTAGGTACGGCTCAAGGAATCCGTGCCCGAATCATGGCTGAACAATTTCCTGACTCTAAGGTCGTAGCCATTGATCGGAGTCCCGAATTATTAATCCCCGCCATTGAGGAAAATAAAGATTTAACTAATTTAAAATTCAAACAAGCGGATATTTATGATTTACCCTTTCCTGATGAAAGTTTTGATTTTGTCTATGCCCGTTTGGTTTTCATGCATCTTGACAATCCCCTTTTGGCCTTAACAAAATTGAAACAAATTTTAAAACCAGGAGGTCGCCTTCTCATTGAAGACGCTGATCGAGATTGCATGTTTTTCGAACCAGCACCGCAAAGCTTTCCAGAATTTTGGCGTCAAATTCAAGAAGGACAGCGACGCCTAGGCGGAGATCCCAATGTGGGGCGAAAGCTTGGCCCCTTGCTCACTCAAAGTGGATTTAAAAACACTCTCATTGAAGTCCAGCCTATACTTGGAAAAGGTGCTGATATTGATTTTTTAGTTCAAACATTAATGCCCAGTTTGAACGTCTATCTTGATCCCAAAGACCGGGATTTTGGAAAATCCGCCATCGCCGATCTGGCTCTCCTTGCAAAAAATCCACTGGCCCAGTTCTATCACTTCTGGTTTGTCGTCAGTGGAGAGAAATAG
- a CDS encoding transposase, which yields MKKSQANSKSLINTLKNPRTLITPKRLKNYKEHGGQTPKARQRRKRPLSVKEPLHLVLRSDYARGARKLTKHQPMIQGILKKAAGRFKISIYEKAINTNHIHLLVRGKTRESLQNFFRVTAGHIAQNILRDFPLQPGEKGQPAGHGSVPVGGQKTAKCPQPRGAPPAVRENKFWETRIYSRIVSWGREFNIITTYIYQNVLESFGVRTKTKDLGGNSS from the coding sequence ATGAAGAAATCACAAGCAAACTCAAAGTCACTGATTAATACTTTGAAAAATCCCAGAACGCTCATCACTCCAAAACGTTTGAAAAATTACAAAGAGCACGGAGGTCAGACTCCTAAGGCTCGTCAGCGCAGGAAACGACCCCTATCTGTTAAGGAACCCTTGCATTTAGTTCTGCGCAGTGATTACGCGCGCGGTGCCCGCAAGCTGACTAAACACCAACCGATGATTCAGGGTATCTTAAAGAAAGCTGCCGGTCGGTTTAAGATTTCCATTTATGAGAAAGCCATCAATACCAACCATATTCATCTGCTGGTAAGAGGGAAGACCCGCGAGTCCTTGCAGAACTTTTTTCGTGTGACCGCTGGTCATATAGCCCAGAATATCCTTAGAGATTTTCCGCTTCAACCAGGGGAAAAAGGCCAGCCCGCGGGGCATGGGTCAGTGCCGGTGGGCGGCCAGAAAACGGCGAAGTGTCCCCAGCCACGCGGTGCCCCTCCGGCGGTGAGGGAGAATAAGTTTTGGGAGACTCGGATCTATTCAAGAATCGTGAGTTGGGGAAGGGAGTTTAACATTATCACGACTTATATTTATCAAAACGTTTTGGAGTCCTTCGGAGTGAGGACAAAAACCAAAGATTTAGGTGGGAATTCAAGTTGA